TCCATAAATTTGGCCAGCGCGCGAATGCGGGGTGCTGAGCCACCAGGCAAAAGTCGTAATAGGGACccgaagatgccgagaaggTGCTCTGTTATTTGATTTTCTTGCTGCTTGGGGGTTAGCGTTGCCCTACAACTAAGATAGACTGGGGTGAGTAATACCTTGCGCATAAACATGCCGAATACAGTTCTCAACCCTGCCACCTCAACCAGTCGCTCACAGACAGCCGCACCACCAAGGCCACCTAGAGCATGGTCGAGCGTTCGGAGAGCGCGGAGTTTACTAAACTTGCCCTCCTTTAACATGATCTGGGCAAGCTCGAtaccctcgccctccaagAACTTCTCCTTCCCAGCGTCATCATCGACAAGACAAGTCAAGCAGTCAAACAAATTCTCGGCatactcttcttcgtccGAGTCCTTCTCGGGATCACGCTTTCGGTACTGACTTAATAGTTGTAGTAGAGCATCTACCCCGTCAAGTCCAGTAAACCGTTCTCGATTCTTCGAACCAGATTGTAATAAAATGGCTAGGATTTCGGCCGAGTATTGTTGATTCTGGCTCACGggcctttctttcttttgtatACGCGCGAGGAGCCATGGCATTGTATTTGAATCTTGGCCAATCTTCTCTGCAACAGATGCCTGGGAGGAAAGATTCTCAAGTACACCTAAATAGATTAGCCATTGCATCGTTCCATTTAGAGTGGTTGACTAACcgagaatataatatactccAGCTCTGTCGGCATCTGATCCCTCATCTAGACGCGACAGGTTTTGTGCAAGTAGTTCAATGAGATCCGCATCCAACTAATCACGTTAGTATAGTCCTCCATGACCGGTGGTGGTAGGCTACCATTGCATTCACCAAAATATCCCATTGTTCTTGTTCCGCTTCTACATCTTCATCTGTCAATTCACTAATGATTTGGATAGCACCGATGGCGATATCGGCGTTCTCGTGTGAAAGAAGTGAGATCAAGGAGCCAACGCAACCCAACTTTGTGAATTCGGGGTATAGGTCGGTGTGTTCCGAAAGGATAGACAGGCTCTTGATCTCGGTATCTAGATCGGCTTCAGAGGTCATGAACCTATAATCCATCAATATCTTCCACATCATGAGAGCCAAGACGACGGTTACTTTTGAGGATCATTTTCGAACTTTCCACGCAGCTCCGCGTTCTTggatatcttcttctcgaaaTTTAAGGCGAAGCGCCTCAACCACGCGGCGTCGAACTTCTCGATCTATGCCCGAGTCAGTGCAAGTCGACAATCTGAAGGAAGCGCCACTCAATACCGCAACTTCTCCCTGATCTTGCTCATCGATGTAATTCATGGCCTGGGCCGTTTCCCGTTCCATTCCTCCACCAAAAAAGCGcccttcctcgtcatcgggAACATCCTCTGATTCGAAATCGGGTGGGAGCTCTGGGCCGGCATAACCATcgccttcctcctcctcatcctctacCATTGGCGCCTTCCCTTTTGATTTGACATCGTCGTCCGCATCTAATTTGGCGGCTTTGTATAGCTCATCTGATCCTCGTGCTTTAGTGACTCGGACTCTAGATCATTGGCATGCAAACGTACTTGGGTCGGTGCTGTCTAGTTTTCGCTTCGCACTTGCGGCCGATAGCGGTTTCTTATTTGTGAGTATCAGGGAATCAAGCGTAAGTAGGAAAACAAGCTTACCTTGAAAAGCTCATCTACGCTTGTCATGGTTGCGCAAGGCTGTTCGCAGCTAAGTGCGACCACACACCTTGGAGGACGACCGGTGCGGAAAAGTTAAACAGATTAAATGCCGGATAAGCAATAGATTGTAACAGATTATATCTCAAATTCCGAAACAACTGGACGTATCTTTCTTGTCAACGCGCGCATCAACCGCGAAGCTGGTCGGGGACAACTACGGTTGCCGCGAAAAGCTCTCAGCGCAAGATGGCGCCAAGATCGACGTCAAATTTCTCGGAACAACTCTCAAACACCgtccatcttcaacctctcGACAAACAGTCAACTGCACCCTTCACATCAAGATCGAACTCCTTTCTATTTAAATCCGCCCATACAGTTCAAAATGGCTCCCAGACAGACCGAGAAGGGCCTTTTCCAGGCCGCCTACGAACAGGTTACTTCGCCTGAGCACACCACCATCGTTAGGAGCATCCTTGTTTTCGGTGTACGTCCATCACTTCTGCGGTGTCACTGCTTCTTATTTTCCTGAGAAATTACTGACTAGCTCTATAGGCCGGCGTTGCTTTCCTCCACAGCAGCCTTTCtgagctcctccttcctccgtAAGTTCCCAGTCGCCGCTCCGCTAGTTGCGCCATCACTCATGAACAAAAGTGCTTAAACGAATTCCTCGAATCCTCACCGTGTCGAAATGAAATTCGGAAGTTGCAAATGAACGCTTTGCGCCGCTTGCCCACAGAAGCGATCTCCGAACAACCTCCCTTTACGCTCGAAGCGGACATGTATTACTAGTATATGGTGTGTTTTATGGGCATGCGCTATACCGTTTGGCGTTTTGATAGAATTATTTGGAACAAAATATGAAATATTGTAATTCAGCATGCCTTGTTAGGAACCTTTTCTCGCCTCGGCACCCTTCTCTCTTATCATCTTTCGTGCCTATGGTTGGAGTGGCATTCGTAGTCTGTCGAAGCATGTTCTCGGAGATTGCAACGTGTTGGACAATGCGGAACTGGACTCAACTGGCTCACTGCTGGGCGATGTCCGTTTAAGATGATAACATTTccgcttcctcgtcatcgcccaCGCCATCACCACAATATAGCCTTAGCTGTGGAAGGAACCAGTGAGAGCTTGTTACGTTACAGCCGTCCTGAAACTACTTATATCCTTGGAAATGGTTCTCCGTAGCGGCTGGTGCTTGCCCTCTGAACTGTTGGGAAGTTTCTGGTCATCTCGAAGGTTTGATATTAGACAACCTCGAAGTTCACGCTATGGCCGCACGGATTGGCCGCCATGACCTCGCTCTTTTCGGGGGGTTGAAGATTCACCGATGCGTATGTACTGTATGCATCATATCTAAGAATACAGTCATCTTTTGCTATCACTTCCGGAGGCTTTAACGAGACGTTCGTGCTGGTGACTCCTAAGGGGCTGCAAGGAAATATCTTAGCTCCATTGCTAGACCAACCGCATATCTTCTAGAACAAGATCCGCTGACCTTATCTTACATATCTATTCTCAATTTCGTTTTCTTGAACCTTCGAAGCCACCTCTTACTTTCGGACGGCCCTTTTAGGCATGACCCGCGCAAAAATGCTTGATGAAAGTCAGCCCTGTTGGCTGGACTCCAAAAGGATCTCATATATTTCGCTCAACTTCCTGCATCCCTTCCATGAGTACCACTTTCTTCGGCCTAATGGGAGCTCCGTGGTAAGAGAGGGTAATATCTAAAGGTTAGTTATACTGCTCCAAGGTATAGTTCTTAAAAGGGTTTAGCGGGTTGTGTGTGAGTTTAGCCccatgatgttgttgttgcctgaggccaaACATCGGATCCTTGATTCGGCAAATCGACGCCATCCCCGGCCAACAACCACGCCTCGGTGTGGAACGAGGCCGCTCCGGGCCCCCGTCTAACTTGGTTCGTCCAATGCCAGTTTCTCACCGGTCAAATGCGATACAGCCCATTGGGCCAGAGAAAAATGTTAGGAAATTGGCGGGGATGGCCCGCAAATATGGAGGACCCCCGCCTCCACACCCACTTCGCTGGCAGATGAACAGTGTGAGGTCAACGCCCATACCTTTCTCCCTCCAAACACCGAGTCATTGTGCGTTGAGAAAGCTGCTGGTCCTGGCCTTCGTCGAAATCCGGAAAACCACTACTACTTTTCTTTACAGACTCGTTGATTAGCGTTTCCAACCTGTTGACCTCCGGTGCGCCGGGCGCGCCGGGCCAACCTGTATCATCCGTGAGCAAAATGTTCACTGATAAGCGGAAACAATCCGCTGCTGGGTTCGCCGATGATGGGCCTAGTATGAAGAGGAACGGTAACCCTTTGGGCTACAATTCTCGCACTCCTTGGCTTCATGATTCCTCATTCTCTGCAAGCCGGCGGTCGGTAGGGAATCGCGCACACGCGGCTTCTTTACCACTGGCTAATATGGTGTCGACCGTGCAAGATCTACTCGATCCGGATTTTGACCCAGTGATTGCGATACTGGACGAAGAGCCGCGTTTTTTGAAGCCATTGCCCACCCGGATATCACCGGAGGACTTGGAGTTCCTGCGCTTTCGAGGGGCGCTCACAATCCCCGAGAGCGGGCTACGGACTGAGCTATTACGCTGCTATATTAAATGGGTTCATAGCTTCTTGCCGGTGTTGAATCTACAGGAGTTTTTGCGACGTGTTGCTGAGAATGACCCAGAGGGCGACATTAGTCTTATGCTATTCCAGGCCGTGATGTTTGTGGCAACAGCCTTTGTTGACTTGAAGCATCTACAGGCAGCTGGGTACGCAACCCGAAAAGCCGCACGCAATGCATTCTATACAAGATTAAGGGTATGTTCAGAGCGACTGTGCCATATGAATATCTTTTGCCAGAGCTGACGCTTGATGACTGCAGTTACTCTACTCGCTTgattgcgaagaagatcgctTAGTTGTTGTGCAGACCCTCCTTCTCATGACTTACTGGACCGACCACATGAATAACCCGCAGAGAGACATATGGGATTGGATTGGGATTTGCAGTACCAATGCGCATTCTATAGGGTTGAACAGAGATCCGTCTCCTGCCGACCTCGACATAAGGACAAAACGGCTGAGGGCGCGTTTGTGGTGGTGCTTGTTTGCGCGGGATCGTCTCATAGCTATGGGTTTGAGGCGCCCAACGCAGGTCAACGAAGGATCAAGTAACCTTCCAATGCTAACGCTGGATGACTTTGACCCCGAGCCATTCCATCCAGCTGTCATTGAGCTGTTCCACTGCCGGCAACTGGAGGACGCCTCACATCGGAAGCGCCTTGCTACTATGTTCATTGAGAAAACCAAACTATGCCAGTGTATTGGCCGAGTTCTATTTGCTCAATACATTCCCTCCCAATTTCAATTCGGCATGACCAACAGAACAACAATCACACTTGCACCCCGCCATGCTTCCGAATCCGAGTTGGCTCGATGCAGTCAGCGACTCGACGCATGGCTTTCTGGTCTGGCCAGAGACGCCCAGTTTATACCTGCCTCGAAGACCAGTTTCAACGAAGGAGAAGATGTATTACTTCTCCACGGTGCTATGATACGGATGCTCTACCATGCTACTGTTAGTGCGTTGCATCGGCCCTGGGCATATGGACCCGTAAAA
The nucleotide sequence above comes from Aspergillus puulaauensis MK2 DNA, chromosome 3, nearly complete sequence. Encoded proteins:
- a CDS encoding beta-catenin-like protein 1 (COG:S;~EggNog:ENOG410PI7N;~InterPro:IPR016024,IPR011989,IPR013180,IPR039678;~PFAM:PF08216) — encoded protein: MTSVDELFKKPLSAASAKRKLDSTDPNELYKAAKLDADDDVKSKGKAPMVEDEEEEGDGYAGPELPPDFESEDVPDDEEGRFFGGGMERETAQAMNYIDEQDQGEVAIEKFDAAWLRRFALNFEKKISKNAELRGKFENDPQKFMTSEADLDTEIKSLSILSEHTDLYPEFTKLGCVGSLISLLSHENADIAIGAIQIISELTDEDVEAEQEQWDILVNAMLDADLIELLAQNLSRLDEGSDADRAGVYYILGVLENLSSQASVAEKIGQDSNTMPWLLARIQKKERPVSQNQQYSAEILAILLQSGSKNRERFTGLDGVDALLQLLSQYRKRDPEKDSDEEEYAENLFDCLTCLVDDDAGKEKFLEGEGIELAQIMLKEGKFSKLRALRTLDHALGGLGGAAVCERLVEVAGLRTVFGMFMRKQENQITEHLLGIFGSLLRLLPGGSAPRIRALAKFMEKDYEKIEKLVKLRRDYASRVSPVEQIIQKERTRFTKDEQEVMEAEWLSRRFDAGLFALQLIDVILAWLVAEDDGAKKKIVSILSDRDEDLSLIRNTLQEQITGLSEDEPGEKDHKEMLQTLLQFF
- a CDS encoding putative TOM core complex subunit Tom6 (COG:S;~EggNog:ENOG410PTJ0;~InterPro:IPR020266;~PFAM:PF17112;~TransMembrane:1 (o26-49i);~go_component: GO:0005742 - mitochondrial outer membrane translocase complex [Evidence IEA];~go_process: GO:0030150 - protein import into mitochondrial matrix [Evidence IEA]), which encodes MAPRQTEKGLFQAAYEQVTSPEHTTIVRSILVFGAGVAFLHSSLSELLLPPA
- a CDS encoding transcription factor domain-containing protein (COG:K;~EggNog:ENOG410Q22M;~InterPro:IPR007219;~PFAM:PF04082;~go_function: GO:0003677 - DNA binding [Evidence IEA];~go_function: GO:0008270 - zinc ion binding [Evidence IEA];~go_process: GO:0006351 - transcription, DNA-templated [Evidence IEA]), giving the protein MFTDKRKQSAAGFADDGPSMKRNGNPLGYNSRTPWLHDSSFSASRRSVGNRAHAASLPLANMVSTVQDLLDPDFDPVIAILDEEPRFLKPLPTRISPEDLEFLRFRGALTIPESGLRTELLRCYIKWVHSFLPVLNLQEFLRRVAENDPEGDISLMLFQAVMFVATAFVDLKHLQAAGYATRKAARNAFYTRLRLLYSLDCEEDRLVVVQTLLLMTYWTDHMNNPQRDIWDWIGICSTNAHSIGLNRDPSPADLDIRTKRLRARLWWCLFARDRLIAMGLRRPTQVNEGSSNLPMLTLDDFDPEPFHPAVIELFHCRQLEDASHRKRLATMFIEKTKLCQCIGRVLFAQYIPSQFQFGMTNRTTITLAPRHASESELARCSQRLDAWLSGLARDAQFIPASKTSFNEGEDVLLLHGAMIRMLYHATVSALHRPWAYGPVKDQTKSRLELANVAKTKMQDAAVGITQIIQGLNQLNLTRYLPQSGVTVILPAAVAHLANSMSNDPTLRRNSISNFQRCIQVLQGLKEIYPAADMEVANIEAAVKAQSSTSALLKIMQFNGSPPDQPQDPPRKASFGPNPSHIPSPLEDDNPTRWTPPNDEKEPETVHPILHQLGSPPAPSAASPNGPRNNSTAEVTPPNTRQNQPTPPNDFTEPVNNSSTTPNARPQPLPSTGPFSFSDLELDLNTYTANFTPPNPDPSNDLDIDLDWTSELLRWADANPEYYDTNANEVRDIFSFPTGPGHSPTTSLGQNQAQGQSHGQGSLGGGITGDLDRDLGISFSGDEMF